In Actinomycetota bacterium, the following proteins share a genomic window:
- a CDS encoding PBP1A family penicillin-binding protein yields MSRSRIKRAKKRTHRKRKAHIIVALAVLTIIPIILVSLGGLVAAAAVFTNLPKINNLGEVQDWQTTKVYAADGTLLTNLYYEQDRVSIPLSEIPIHMQQAVIAIEDERFYKHKGYDPEAIGRAFFTNLSSGQLLEGASTITQQYIKNTAISREKTFDRKIKEAYLAYQLEEKYTKEQILEKYLNTIYFGHSWYGVETASLNYFGKKAKDLTLVETSLLAGIIKSPNRFSPYSKPVEAKARRDLVLAQMARLKFIPSEQYEQATKTPMQVKPISKPSTVAPYFVEDVKQRLIKEYGANIVFKGGLRVYTTIDLKMQKHAENAAWSILNRPTDPSVALVAIEPKTGYVRAMVGGKNFEESKVNLALRRRQPGSAFKTFVFASAIENGISPYQTYSSSPALIDIPGSTPWKVNNYVEGSGGPPMNIQEGLVKSVNTVYARLIMDVGAENVVETARKMGISSQLNPNPAIALGGLTHGATPLDMASAYGTLADGGKHTKPISIIKITDATGNVIAETKPKPEQVINEATAFLVTDVLEDVLRRGTGTRARISRPAAGKTGTGQEYRDAWFCGYTPDLSVAVWVGYPKGQISMKNVHGIRVSGGSFPAQIWGKFMSSALKDRPYSNFTKPKGGIDYTSVCSETGLLANRYCPDIEKRPFLSEKTPKKKCDKHAKPSITEIPNVVGLSEKEAVERLEKIHFGYAVMYAVDNHAPRGMVASQTPAGGERARQGATIQIVVSAGSTEQKINVPDLVGLDEEQARDKLQKVGLKAIDITATPFIEAKDKRDKVIYHNPAVGTELEYGQSVTIYINRKR; encoded by the coding sequence ATGTCTCGATCGAGAATCAAAAGAGCGAAGAAGCGCACTCATCGCAAGCGTAAGGCCCACATCATCGTAGCGCTCGCCGTATTGACTATAATCCCGATAATCCTGGTGAGCCTCGGAGGCCTGGTCGCCGCGGCGGCGGTCTTTACCAACCTCCCAAAGATCAACAACCTCGGCGAAGTCCAGGACTGGCAGACTACTAAGGTGTACGCGGCGGACGGGACGCTCCTCACCAACCTCTATTACGAGCAGGATCGTGTAAGCATACCCCTCTCCGAAATCCCGATCCACATGCAGCAGGCCGTAATCGCCATCGAGGACGAGCGGTTTTACAAGCATAAAGGGTATGACCCGGAAGCCATCGGACGCGCGTTTTTTACGAACCTGTCGAGCGGACAGCTCCTCGAAGGGGCAAGCACTATAACGCAACAATATATTAAGAACACTGCTATCAGCCGCGAGAAGACCTTCGACCGCAAAATTAAGGAGGCCTACCTCGCGTACCAGCTCGAAGAGAAATATACGAAAGAGCAGATACTGGAGAAGTATCTCAACACTATATACTTCGGCCATAGCTGGTATGGGGTCGAGACGGCGTCGCTCAATTATTTCGGCAAGAAGGCCAAAGACCTGACACTAGTCGAAACCTCGCTCCTCGCCGGCATAATCAAGTCCCCGAACAGATTCTCGCCGTACTCGAAACCGGTCGAGGCAAAGGCACGCCGCGACCTCGTCCTGGCGCAGATGGCGCGCCTTAAGTTCATCCCGAGCGAACAGTACGAACAAGCCACGAAAACGCCGATGCAAGTCAAGCCGATAAGCAAACCATCGACGGTCGCGCCATACTTCGTCGAAGACGTCAAGCAGCGGCTCATCAAGGAATACGGGGCCAACATCGTCTTCAAAGGCGGCTTGCGCGTCTACACGACCATCGATTTGAAGATGCAGAAACACGCCGAAAACGCCGCATGGTCTATCCTGAACAGGCCGACGGACCCATCGGTCGCGCTGGTGGCGATAGAGCCGAAAACAGGCTATGTGCGGGCGATGGTGGGCGGAAAGAACTTCGAAGAGAGCAAGGTCAACCTGGCATTGCGCCGCCGTCAGCCCGGTTCGGCCTTTAAGACATTCGTCTTTGCTTCGGCAATCGAAAACGGTATCTCGCCCTACCAAACATACAGCTCATCCCCGGCGCTCATCGACATCCCGGGAAGCACGCCCTGGAAGGTCAACAACTACGTCGAAGGAAGCGGCGGACCGCCTATGAATATCCAAGAAGGACTGGTCAAATCGGTAAACACCGTATACGCGAGACTAATTATGGACGTAGGTGCGGAAAACGTCGTGGAGACCGCGCGAAAAATGGGCATCTCCAGCCAACTCAACCCGAACCCGGCGATAGCGCTCGGGGGGCTAACCCACGGGGCAACGCCGCTCGATATGGCGAGCGCGTACGGGACGCTGGCCGACGGCGGCAAACACACAAAGCCGATATCGATCATCAAAATAACAGACGCGACCGGAAACGTCATAGCAGAGACAAAACCCAAGCCGGAGCAGGTCATAAACGAGGCTACCGCCTTCCTGGTAACCGATGTTCTGGAAGACGTCTTGCGCAGGGGCACGGGAACCCGCGCGAGGATAAGCAGGCCGGCCGCGGGCAAGACGGGGACCGGCCAGGAATATAGGGATGCCTGGTTCTGCGGTTACACGCCCGACCTTTCGGTTGCCGTATGGGTGGGATATCCCAAGGGCCAGATATCGATGAAGAACGTCCACGGGATACGCGTTTCGGGAGGCTCCTTCCCCGCGCAGATATGGGGCAAGTTCATGTCGAGCGCCCTTAAGGATAGGCCGTACTCGAACTTCACCAAGCCTAAGGGCGGTATCGATTATACGAGCGTCTGTTCCGAAACCGGCTTGCTCGCCAATAGATACTGCCCGGATATCGAGAAGCGACCGTTCCTAAGCGAAAAAACGCCGAAAAAGAAGTGCGATAAACACGCCAAACCGAGCATTACGGAGATACCGAATGTCGTCGGCCTCAGCGAGAAAGAGGCCGTGGAGCGCCTTGAAAAAATACACTTCGGCTACGCGGTCATGTATGCTGTCGACAACCACGCGCCGCGCGGCATGGTCGCGAGCCAGACACCGGCGGGCGGCGAACGGGCGCGCCAGGGCGCCACAATTCAGATTGTCGTGAGCGCGGGTTCGACCGAGCAGAAGATAAACGTTCCTGATTTGGTGGGGCTGGACGAGGAGCAAGCCAGGGATAAGTTGCAGAAGGTCGGCTTGAAGGCTATCGATATCACCGCGACACCCTTTATAGAGGCGAAGGACAAACGCGACAAGGTCATCTACCATAACCCGGCGGTCGGCACCGAACTCGAATACGGCCAGTCGGTGACGATTTACATCAACAGGAAGCGTTAA
- a CDS encoding tyrosine--tRNA ligase, with amino-acid sequence MKSVEEQLYIIEDGAEEIVPLDEFKAKLARAIETNIPLKIKYGVDPTAPDLHLGHAVTLRKLRQFQELGHTVQLLIGDYTARVGDPTERSSTRPQLSPEVIDENAKTYTSQAFRILDRDKTILDYNGRWFATMPFDRVLKVCAQFTVARMLERDDFSKRFSTQAPISLHELLYPVMQGYDSVELESDVEIGGTDQKFNMLAGRDLQRWAEQEPQAVITMPILEGTDGVVRMSKSKGNYIGLTEAPDEQFGKLMSIPDNVMVRYYRLCTDLSRDEVDALENALADGSLHPNAIKRRLAKEIIALYHSPDAAEEAEGIFDAKFKKVEGATAAERLAAIGADIPELLVTSDMLADGGGVWIVKLLTTAGFAKSNGEARRLIEGGAVKYNDEQITDPNLEVSPKSGDILQAGKRRIAKVSV; translated from the coding sequence ATGAAATCGGTTGAGGAACAGCTCTATATAATAGAAGACGGCGCGGAGGAGATAGTCCCGCTCGATGAGTTCAAAGCCAAGTTGGCGCGGGCCATCGAGACGAACATACCGCTTAAGATAAAATACGGTGTCGACCCCACCGCACCCGACCTTCACCTCGGCCATGCCGTCACCCTGCGCAAGCTTCGCCAGTTCCAAGAGCTGGGCCACACCGTCCAACTTCTCATCGGCGACTACACCGCGCGAGTAGGCGACCCCACAGAGCGCTCGTCGACCAGGCCGCAGCTCTCACCCGAGGTCATCGATGAAAACGCGAAGACCTACACAAGCCAAGCTTTCAGGATTCTCGACCGCGACAAGACCATCCTCGACTACAACGGCCGCTGGTTCGCAACGATGCCCTTTGACAGGGTGCTTAAGGTTTGCGCGCAGTTTACGGTGGCGCGCATGCTCGAACGCGACGACTTCTCGAAGCGCTTTTCCACACAGGCGCCAATCAGCCTCCACGAGTTACTCTATCCCGTTATGCAGGGCTATGATTCGGTCGAACTCGAGAGCGATGTCGAGATAGGCGGCACCGACCAGAAGTTCAACATGCTAGCCGGGCGCGACCTTCAGCGCTGGGCGGAGCAGGAACCGCAAGCGGTCATCACCATGCCGATACTCGAAGGAACCGACGGCGTTGTGCGCATGAGCAAATCCAAGGGTAATTACATCGGCCTCACCGAGGCCCCCGACGAGCAGTTCGGCAAGTTGATGTCTATTCCCGATAACGTGATGGTCCGCTACTACCGCCTCTGCACCGACCTCTCTCGCGACGAGGTCGACGCGCTCGAGAATGCGCTCGCGGACGGGTCGCTCCATCCCAATGCTATAAAGAGGCGTTTAGCTAAAGAGATTATCGCGCTCTACCACTCGCCTGACGCGGCCGAGGAGGCCGAGGGCATCTTCGACGCCAAGTTTAAGAAGGTAGAAGGGGCGACGGCGGCTGAGCGCCTTGCCGCAATCGGCGCCGATATCCCCGAGCTTTTGGTCACATCCGACATGCTAGCCGATGGCGGAGGCGTATGGATAGTCAAGCTCCTGACCACGGCGGGTTTTGCGAAGAGCAACGGCGAAGCCCGTCGGCTCATCGAAGGCGGCGCCGTCAAGTACAACGACGAGCAAATCACCGACCCCAACCTCGAAGTCTCACCTAAGAGTGGAGACATCCTTCAGGCAGGCAAGCGGCGTATCGCAAAAGTTAGCGTCTAA